ACTATACCTATACTCTGGTAGGGGATGGGGAGCTTAACGAAGGTCAATGCTGGGAAGCAGCTCAGTTTGCAGCCCACCACGAACTATCGAAACTGATTCTGTTTGTGGATGACAATAAAAAACAACTAGATGGTCGTACCCATGATATTTGCCAAACCTTTGATTTTGTTAAAAAATTTCAGGCTTTTGGTTGGGAATCAATGCGTGTGAATGGAGCCGATATAGATGCTATTATAAATGCTATTCTAACAATGAAGTCAAGTAAGTCTCCTCAACCAAAATGTATCGTTCTTGATACTACTAAGGGGCAGGGAGTTACCTTCTTAGAAGAATTAGAAAGCAATCACCATTTGCGTTTGTCGGGTCAATTACGGGAAGATTTAGAGCAAGTAACTCTTGTTTTAGCGAGAGAGTTGGAGGTGACGGAATGAGACAGACAAAGGAGATGCGACTGGTTTATAGTGATTTTCTAGCTCAGGTAGGGCAGGAAGACACAACCATAGCAGCTATTGAAGCAGATTTATCCAGTTCAATGGCTACCAACAAATTGTCCTCTGTTCTGGGTGGACGCTATGTCAATGTAGGTATCATGGAGCAGGAAATGGTAGGGGTAGCAGCTGGATTATCTCTTCTAGGATACAAGCCATACATTCATACCTTTGGACCATTTGCTAGTCGTAGAGTCTATGATCAGGTGTTTATCTCTCTAGCTTATGCCCAGCTTAATGCCACGGTCATTGGTTCCGATGCGGGGGTATCAGCGGAGATGAATGGTGGGACTCACATGCCGTTTGAGGAGCTGGGCTTAATGCGGCTCATTCCAAAAGCGCGTGTTTATGAGGTCAGTGACGATGTCCAGTTTCAAGCTGTTCTTAAAGAAACAATCAAGGTAGACGGGTTGAAGTACATTCGTACCATTCGGAAAGCGCCAACGCCTATTTATCAAGGTGGAGAAGATTTTAGCAAAGGCTACTGTGTCCTTAGGCAAGGGGAGGATATGACCTTGCTTGCGAGTGGTATTATGGTAGAGCAGGCATTAAAGGCGGCGGATCAGTTAGAGGCTCAAGGAGTATCTGTTCAAGTCATTGATCTTTTTCGTATCAAACCAATTCATGAAGACATACCAGCTCTATTATCAGGAAGGCCAGTATTAACTGTAGAAAATCATAATCGAATTGGCGGCTTAGGTAGTAGCATTTGTGAATTAATGGCTACGGATCTGACGACCCCAGTACATCGAATTGGTATTGAGGAATCTTTTGGTCAAGTTGGGCAACAGGTCTATTTGATGGATGTTTATGGACTGACAGCAGAGCATATTGTTAAACAAGCACAATTAATGTTACAACAATAGTGAGATAGTGATTCGTATTTTATGTAGCCTTTCGATTTACTTTGGCTTGGAAATAGGAAAGCAAATCAAATGTAAGAAATCAAGCTCCACTTAGGAACTTGATTTTTTCTATACTTCATTCATTACTTTCACAATCTTCCATCCTTGATGAAGGCTTGCAATTCCTGTCAGAATATGGGACACTAGAATCATGAAAAAGATACAACGTGAATTTCAAAAAATATATTACAACTTAGACAAGATTCTTTTGCTCTTTTTTACCCTGTTTACCTTTATGGAATTTGTTTGGATACCGCTCAATTCATGGATTTCTGAGGGACTCTTAGCTATGACAGGGCATGCCTACCTTTCACCGACGAATTTGTTGTCGGTGTTTGCTGAAAATCTGCTCGTGACAGGCTTGTTTATTCTCCTCTTTTTTGTCAACATTGCCATTGCCTATCTAGAATTAGCTCTATTGTTCACAGGGGTTTGGCAACTGTTGGATGAAAAAGTCAAGCACCTCCCCGACTATTTACGGGATGTACGAGATAGTATGGTGGCGATTATCCGTCACAGCAGCCTACCAAAGGTTTTATTTCTACTCTTTTACTCAGTTATTCTTCTCCCATTTCTACGACGGGTATTAAATATCTATTATTTTAATAAAATCGTAGTACCCCAATTTATCGTAGATTACCTATCCAACACAGTCTGGCTAGGAATATTGATTTTGTTCTTTCTCCTCTTGTTCTTCTGGCTCGCATCACGCTTTATGTACGCTCTGCCGAACATTTACTTTGAACACAGGAGTGTGAAGGAATCCATCGCTTATTCTTGGAAGAAGACCAAGGGAAGAAAACAAGTCAGTTCCTTTTTCCGTCTGATTTGGCTGGTCACTTTTCCAGTCCTCCTATTCACAGGAATAGGGATATTGCTCTATCTAGTACAGCTAGTGGCTGAACCTTATCTACCAGACACAGGCCCTTCATATTGGCTGGCAGTTGTTTGTTATGCAATCCTAAAATTAGCCTACTACGGAGTAGTTGCACTCTTTATGATAGGATTTGTAAGTCTCTTAACAGGGAAACAATTGCCAAACTACCGCCGTAAACGCCTCCGTCATCGCCTGCGATTAGCAATTTTGCTAGTATCTGGTCTGGTATTCGGTACCCAAGGAGCGCTTGCACTCTACTATCCCTTCGATACCCTGCCAGTTACCATTTCCCATCGCGGTGTTGACAATGGCAATGCTGTCCAGAACTCTATCGAGGCCTTAGAGAAAACCTCTCAGCTCAAGCCAGATTATATTGAGATGGATGTTCAGGAGACGAAGGATGGTCAGTTTATTGTCATGCATGATACGGATTTATTGGCTTTGACGGGCAATCCCGGAGGTACACATGACTATACTCTTGCAGAGTTGACAGGGATGACTGCATCAGAAAACGGCATGGCAGCTCCAGTTCCTTCTTTTGATGAATATCTTGAAAAAGCGGATGGGCTGGGACAGAAATTATTGGTAGAAATTAAAGTGACCAAGGCAGATTCGCCAAAACTCACCCAGAATTTCTTAAAAAAATACGGTCAACGTTTGATTGCCAAAGGACACCAGATGCAATCATTAGACTACCGTACTATTATCGAAATAAAGCAGTATAGCGAGAAATTAGTATCCTTCTTTATTCTTCCGTTCAACTCTATCTATCCGACGACGGTTGCTGACGGCTATACTATGGAGTATACTTCGCTTGATCAAAACTTTATGGTAAAATCTTGGATTCGTGGGAAGTCAGTTTATGCTTGGACACCGAATGAAGAAGAGAGTATGACC
This region of Streptococcus suis genomic DNA includes:
- a CDS encoding transketolase family protein, producing MRQTKEMRLVYSDFLAQVGQEDTTIAAIEADLSSSMATNKLSSVLGGRYVNVGIMEQEMVGVAAGLSLLGYKPYIHTFGPFASRRVYDQVFISLAYAQLNATVIGSDAGVSAEMNGGTHMPFEELGLMRLIPKARVYEVSDDVQFQAVLKETIKVDGLKYIRTIRKAPTPIYQGGEDFSKGYCVLRQGEDMTLLASGIMVEQALKAADQLEAQGVSVQVIDLFRIKPIHEDIPALLSGRPVLTVENHNRIGGLGSSICELMATDLTTPVHRIGIEESFGQVGQQVYLMDVYGLTAEHIVKQAQLMLQQ
- a CDS encoding glycerophosphodiester phosphodiesterase, with amino-acid sequence MKKIQREFQKIYYNLDKILLLFFTLFTFMEFVWIPLNSWISEGLLAMTGHAYLSPTNLLSVFAENLLVTGLFILLFFVNIAIAYLELALLFTGVWQLLDEKVKHLPDYLRDVRDSMVAIIRHSSLPKVLFLLFYSVILLPFLRRVLNIYYFNKIVVPQFIVDYLSNTVWLGILILFFLLLFFWLASRFMYALPNIYFEHRSVKESIAYSWKKTKGRKQVSSFFRLIWLVTFPVLLFTGIGILLYLVQLVAEPYLPDTGPSYWLAVVCYAILKLAYYGVVALFMIGFVSLLTGKQLPNYRRKRLRHRLRLAILLVSGLVFGTQGALALYYPFDTLPVTISHRGVDNGNAVQNSIEALEKTSQLKPDYIEMDVQETKDGQFIVMHDTDLLALTGNPGGTHDYTLAELTGMTASENGMAAPVPSFDEYLEKADGLGQKLLVEIKVTKADSPKLTQNFLKKYGQRLIAKGHQMQSLDYRTIIEIKQYSEKLVSFFILPFNSIYPTTVADGYTMEYTSLDQNFMVKSWIRGKSVYAWTPNEEESMTKMLLLQVDGIITDNMTDLQSLMEEMKENRRYPDLFFLQFQSLIYNFE
- a CDS encoding transketolase: MTSSTTDLKRFAKEIRYHTLATLNQLGFGHYGGSLSIVEVLAALYGEILDIRVQNFSSKERDHFILSKGHAGPALYSTLYLKGFFDRDFLLSLNQNGTHLPSHPDRNLTPGVDMTTGSLGQGMSVATGVAYGKKIEQSPYYTYTLVGDGELNEGQCWEAAQFAAHHELSKLILFVDDNKKQLDGRTHDICQTFDFVKKFQAFGWESMRVNGADIDAIINAILTMKSSKSPQPKCIVLDTTKGQGVTFLEELESNHHLRLSGQLREDLEQVTLVLARELEVTE